A window of Oryza glaberrima chromosome 2, OglaRS2, whole genome shotgun sequence genomic DNA:
CTTTTCAGTAACCTGCTCTTCATTGTGGCTGAAAAGAAACGCAACTACATTTTCAAGCATGAGGCTCTCCCAATAGCATGAGGAGTTGTTTTTCTGTTAGCTGTGATGTAGGGGTGATATCAGGTCAGCACGGTCTGCACAAACTTATCGGTAGCATGCTGTGCTCGATTCAGGTTTGATTTGGGCTCTCTTGTCGTTTTCACATAGGTATTCTTAATTAGTTGTAGATGTCatcaagctaaaaaaaattcgtGTGCATGGCCTATGGAAAGAAGCTCAAAATCTTTAATGAAAAATGATTAAGTAGCAGTTTTCCGAAATCTGAAcctcaaaatgattttttttgttggattgCTGACTCATGTTTCAGGGTCGGATTGCTTCTtggttgaaaacttgaaatagCATGTACAAGAAACCAACATAACAGTGGGAGAGCTTATCAAGATGGAGTTAACGAGGCAGTAAAGCGACATGGCAAGAGATTGGAATGgattggaagaagaagaagaggaggaggaggagatgggagaaTTTACCATGAAACAGGTCTTGCCGATCTAGCAATCGCCGAGCAGGCTGACCTTGAGGCTGCGTCCTTGACATCCGGCGCCttgcggtcggcggcggcgccaccgtcgTCCCTGGGGAGCAGGGACAGAACGGCCCCGTTGGCTATGCGCTGCGGTGGCGTCGAGGAAACTGGGGTGGGGGTATGGGGAgtgggagcggcgacggcggcgaggaggcggggaATCGCCCAGATGGGATGGACCacgaaggagagggagaaggcggcggcgtcgcgtgGCAGTTGGAGTGTTggacggaggcggtggcgtcGAGGAAAGTGGCGCCGTGGGTTGGGGGGTGTGGGGCGACGGACGGAGGAGGCATGGATTCCGCTGCAGGCGGGGCAGGGCGGTCGCCGGTGGCAGGGCGCGATGGCGACGGTCGTCGGCGGCAGGGCGATGCGCGACGGAGGGTGGGCGGAGTGGGCGGCAGACGCGGAGAAAAAGGAGTGGGGGAGGCGCCGCTCGA
This region includes:
- the LOC127762533 gene encoding uncharacterized protein LOC127762533 translates to MVADALLSPSLCILIERRLPHSFFSASAAHSAHPPSRIALPPTTVAIAPCHRRPPCPACSGIHASSVRRPTPPNPRRHFPRRHRLRPTLQLPRDAAAFSLSFVVHPIWAIPRLLAAVAAPTPHTPTPVSSTPPQRIANGAVLSLLPRDDGGAAADRKAPDVKDAASRSACSAIARSARPVSWVPMDSHFGASRPTSLTRSEQPMLLIVILNGME